In Synechococcus sp. CB0101, a genomic segment contains:
- a CDS encoding MEKHLA domain-containing protein: MAKPRRRRLRRLAVGQAAAPWLTPGKQHLARCILSSFERAFGRPLLAGGDGAGSPHAPQELFAADTVVLAHDGSTDPALIYANAAALQLWERSWAEMIGMPSGLTAEPQERAGRARMLATALQQHASEGYTGVRISKSGRRFQIHNARLWTLWGPGDQPCGQAAAFSSWWWL, encoded by the coding sequence ATGGCGAAACCCCGCCGCAGGCGCCTGCGCCGTCTCGCCGTTGGGCAGGCAGCCGCCCCCTGGCTCACGCCGGGCAAACAACACCTGGCCCGCTGCATCCTGAGCTCCTTTGAGCGGGCCTTCGGCCGGCCGCTCCTCGCCGGCGGCGATGGCGCCGGAAGCCCACATGCCCCCCAGGAGCTGTTCGCGGCCGACACGGTGGTGCTCGCCCACGACGGCAGCACCGATCCAGCGCTGATCTATGCCAACGCCGCTGCGCTGCAGCTGTGGGAACGCAGCTGGGCCGAGATGATCGGCATGCCCTCAGGGCTCACCGCGGAACCGCAGGAGCGCGCCGGGCGGGCCCGCATGCTCGCCACCGCCCTGCAGCAACACGCCAGCGAGGGGTATACCGGCGTGCGCATCAGCAAAAGCGGTCGCCGCTTTCAGATTCACAACGCCCGCCTCTGGACCCTCTGGGGCCCCGGTGATCAGCCCTGCGGACAAGCCGCAGCGTTCAGCAGCTGGTGGTGGCTGTAA
- a CDS encoding Hsp20/alpha crystallin family protein: MLTLRQSAFDRLETDLFKRLEQQIQTAERVPAAEVHETETAYSICLELPGVARDSIDVKATDRNLVISAERRAPQPESNEATSAALLSEIRYGTWSRSFRFPSGIDREAVQAVYRDGLLTVEVPKAQTLTSVSVKVEG; the protein is encoded by the coding sequence ATGCTCACCCTTCGTCAATCTGCCTTCGATCGCCTCGAGACCGATCTGTTCAAGCGCCTCGAGCAACAGATCCAAACCGCCGAGCGCGTGCCCGCCGCTGAAGTGCACGAAACCGAAACCGCCTACAGCATCTGCCTGGAATTGCCCGGCGTCGCCCGCGACTCGATCGACGTGAAAGCCACCGATCGCAACCTGGTGATCAGCGCCGAACGCCGCGCCCCCCAGCCCGAAAGCAACGAAGCAACCAGCGCCGCCCTACTGAGCGAGATCCGCTATGGCACCTGGAGCCGCAGCTTCCGCTTCCCCTCGGGCATCGATCGCGAAGCCGTCCAGGCCGTCTACCGCGACGGTCTGCTCACGGTGGAGGTGCCCAAAGCCCAGACCCTCACCAGCGTGAGCGTGAAGGTGGAGGGCTGA
- a CDS encoding diflavin flavoprotein gives MAETAVASTPRLSLQCEAIGADTTTIRSLDWDRSRFDIEFGLRNGTTYNSFLVRGERTALIDSSHLKFESTWLPVLQEQIDPKAIDHLIVSHTEPDHSGLIGHLIDLNPDIEIVGSKVAIQFLENQVHRPFKSRAVKSGEELDLGTNPESGVQHRFEFLSAPNLHWPDTIFSFDHGTGILYTCDAFGLHYCSDDVFDVDPGAIAPDFRFYYDCLMGPNARSVLQAMKRMDALPAINTIAVGHGPLLREHLSLWLSDYREWSEGRSKGEAYAAVCYVSQYGFCDRLSQAIARGIGKAEAQVQLVDLRATDAQELSALIGEASAVVVPTWPANPDAELQASIGTLLAALQPKQWVATYDAYGGNDEPIDTVASQLRSLGQKEAFEPLRIRQVPDGNDYQRCEEAGTDLGQLLTRAKTIAAMKALDGDLDKALGRLSGGLYVVTARQEERASAMVASWVSQASFDPPGITVAVAKDRAIEALMQVGDRFVLNILREDNHQPLLRHFLKRFPPGADRFAGVATLEGVAAGGPVLGDALAFLGCRVQQRMEGPDHWIIYAEVEQGNVADTEASTAVHHRKVGNHY, from the coding sequence ATGGCTGAGACGGCTGTAGCGAGCACACCCCGCCTGAGCCTGCAGTGCGAGGCGATCGGGGCCGACACCACCACGATCCGTTCGCTCGATTGGGACCGCAGCCGCTTTGACATTGAGTTCGGCCTGCGCAACGGCACCACCTACAACAGCTTCCTGGTGCGGGGCGAGCGCACCGCGCTGATCGACAGCAGCCACCTCAAGTTCGAGAGCACCTGGCTGCCGGTGCTGCAGGAGCAGATCGATCCCAAGGCGATCGATCACCTGATCGTGAGCCACACCGAACCCGACCACTCAGGTCTGATCGGGCATCTGATCGATCTCAACCCAGACATCGAGATCGTGGGCTCCAAGGTGGCGATTCAGTTCCTGGAAAACCAGGTGCACCGCCCCTTCAAAAGCCGGGCGGTGAAAAGCGGGGAAGAGCTCGATCTGGGCACCAACCCGGAAAGCGGCGTGCAGCACCGCTTCGAGTTTTTGAGCGCACCCAACCTGCACTGGCCGGACACGATCTTCTCCTTCGATCACGGCACCGGCATCCTCTACACCTGCGACGCCTTCGGCCTGCACTACTGCTCCGACGACGTCTTCGATGTGGACCCGGGCGCCATCGCGCCGGACTTCCGCTTCTATTACGACTGCCTGATGGGCCCCAACGCCCGCAGCGTGCTCCAGGCGATGAAGCGCATGGACGCGCTGCCGGCGATCAACACCATTGCCGTGGGCCATGGGCCTCTGCTGCGCGAGCACCTGAGCCTCTGGCTCTCCGACTACCGCGAGTGGAGCGAGGGCCGCAGCAAGGGCGAGGCCTATGCCGCCGTTTGCTACGTGAGCCAATACGGCTTCTGTGATCGCCTCAGCCAGGCCATCGCCCGCGGTATCGGCAAGGCGGAAGCTCAAGTGCAGCTGGTGGACCTGCGCGCCACCGATGCCCAGGAGCTGAGTGCGCTGATCGGTGAAGCCAGCGCCGTGGTGGTGCCCACCTGGCCCGCCAATCCCGATGCCGAGCTGCAGGCTTCGATCGGCACCCTGCTGGCAGCCTTGCAACCCAAGCAATGGGTGGCCACCTACGACGCCTACGGCGGCAACGACGAACCGATCGACACCGTGGCCTCACAGCTGCGCAGCCTCGGCCAGAAGGAAGCCTTCGAACCGTTGCGCATCCGCCAGGTGCCCGACGGGAATGATTACCAGCGCTGCGAAGAAGCCGGCACCGACCTCGGCCAGCTGCTCACCCGCGCCAAAACAATCGCGGCGATGAAAGCCCTCGATGGCGACCTCGACAAAGCCCTCGGGCGCCTCTCCGGCGGCCTCTATGTGGTGACAGCCCGCCAGGAGGAGCGGGCCTCCGCGATGGTGGCCAGCTGGGTGAGCCAGGCCAGCTTTGATCCGCCCGGCATCACCGTTGCCGTGGCCAAAGACCGCGCCATCGAAGCGCTGATGCAGGTGGGCGATCGCTTCGTGCTCAACATCCTGCGAGAAGACAACCATCAGCCGCTGCTGCGCCATTTCCTCAAGCGCTTCCCGCCCGGCGCCGATCGCTTCGCCGGCGTAGCCACCCTCGAGGGCGTGGCGGCGGGCGGCCCGGTGCTCGGTGATGCGCTGGCGTTCCTGGGCTGCCGCGTGCAGCAGCGCATGGAAGGGCCCGACCACTGGATCATCTACGCCGAAGTGGAGCAGGGCAACGTGGCCGACACCGAAGCCTCCACCGCCGTGCACCACCGCAAAGTGGGGAACCACTACTAG
- a CDS encoding site-specific integrase, which yields MPPPPPINREQVEVLTSLLDSKGLDAGDLLDAIKMLADAKAKAGKVPSPDEQGMKLVGDKEFLYAGFTDAWIYRNNKTQGRNYYLRVKEKGKTPFIKSLDTPDRSEALVRGRLLYQEVKGKINRGEKSRSLITLKLIEKYLKSEAKKISPVPKAGITAETYAVKKGYLKIWQTFIDEKKLSARPIEQIPREIGKEFPYWVQSQQKQAYKSKPYSHAYINSAVVEVKSMYHKYALENRYISLENIPAFERLRVQPDSTHKRDLLTEEEWLKLTTYMRTNAYLKPEGRTNLERCKRQIFREYMLIAYNTGARPNELMTMTWGDVRINPQDTPEHQEVMRLLQVRAENSKTGRSRWINAPVARRLQRLQRAYEDIGMTCEPSDYLFRNPTWERQTKNIPWGQPALTRRLANVLEWSGIQKELDKTNRKIVLYSQRHFYVTLRLRNGMNIHLLAKNIGSSVLYIEKNYSHVQIESNTDKITQGMAKVKSLEETD from the coding sequence TTGCCACCACCGCCGCCCATCAACAGAGAGCAGGTTGAGGTTCTGACCTCGCTGCTGGACAGCAAGGGACTAGATGCTGGCGACCTGCTGGACGCCATCAAGATGCTTGCTGATGCCAAGGCAAAGGCAGGCAAAGTCCCGTCTCCTGACGAGCAGGGGATGAAGTTGGTAGGAGACAAAGAATTCCTGTATGCAGGTTTCACTGATGCCTGGATCTACAGGAACAACAAGACGCAAGGGAGGAACTACTACCTACGGGTCAAGGAAAAAGGAAAGACACCATTCATAAAGTCATTAGACACGCCAGATCGCAGTGAGGCACTGGTTCGTGGTCGTTTGCTCTACCAGGAAGTCAAAGGGAAGATCAACAGAGGGGAGAAGTCCAGATCGCTCATTACATTAAAACTGATAGAGAAGTATCTGAAGTCAGAAGCGAAGAAGATTTCACCAGTCCCAAAAGCAGGTATCACTGCAGAGACATACGCAGTAAAGAAGGGATACCTGAAGATTTGGCAGACATTTATTGACGAGAAGAAGTTATCAGCAAGACCTATTGAACAGATACCCAGAGAGATAGGAAAAGAATTTCCATACTGGGTGCAATCTCAACAAAAACAAGCTTACAAGAGCAAACCATACTCACATGCCTACATCAACTCTGCAGTTGTAGAGGTGAAATCCATGTATCACAAGTATGCCCTAGAAAATAGATACATTTCACTGGAGAATATTCCTGCCTTTGAAAGGTTACGAGTTCAACCTGACAGCACACACAAAAGGGATCTCCTCACAGAAGAAGAGTGGTTGAAACTGACGACCTACATGAGGACGAATGCCTACCTAAAACCAGAAGGCAGGACCAATCTAGAGAGATGCAAAAGGCAGATCTTTAGGGAATACATGCTGATTGCATACAACACTGGAGCACGACCTAACGAGTTGATGACGATGACATGGGGAGATGTTCGCATCAATCCTCAAGACACACCCGAGCATCAAGAGGTGATGCGGTTACTGCAGGTCAGAGCAGAGAACTCAAAGACAGGCAGATCGCGATGGATCAACGCACCTGTTGCCCGTCGCCTGCAACGCCTTCAGAGAGCTTATGAAGACATCGGGATGACCTGCGAACCTAGCGACTACCTGTTCAGAAACCCAACCTGGGAACGTCAAACAAAAAACATTCCATGGGGACAACCAGCACTGACAAGACGATTGGCAAATGTCCTGGAATGGTCGGGCATCCAAAAAGAACTAGACAAAACAAATAGAAAGATTGTTCTCTACAGTCAAAGGCATTTCTATGTCACTCTGCGATTGAGGAATGGAATGAATATACATTTGCTAGCAAAGAATATCGGCAGTTCAGTTCTATACATAGAAAAAAACTACAGTCATGTCCAGATTGAGAGCAACACAGACAAGATCACACAAGGAATGGCAAAGGTGAAGTCCCTAGAAGAAACAGATTGA